ATTTAGATTTGACCATGGTAAATCTGAAAGATATTGTAGCGGCACACGATCGAATCCGTCCATTTATTCATCACACGCCGGTTTTGACCAATAAAAGTCTGGATAAACTTACTGGTGCGAACCTCTTTTTTAAGTGTGAAAATTTTCAAAAAGCCGGTTCCTTTAAGATTCGTGGTGCCACAAATACAGTGGAATTGTTATCACAAGATGAATTGGGTCAAGGGGTAGCTACCACTTCTTCGGGGAATCATGGTGCGGCACTTTCTATGGCAGTGACGCGAAGAGGCGGAAAAACCAAAGTGGTCATGCCCAAAAATACACCCAAGATCAAAGTAAACAATGTAGAAAGAAACGGGGGAGAAGTGGTGTGGTGTGATCCAGATCAACCATCCCGTGAAAAGGTTTTAGCCGATCTTGTAGATAAAACGGGTGCAACCGTTGTGCACCCTTATAATGATGAACGGATTGTGGCAGGACAGGGGACGTGCGCTAAAGAATTGTTGGAAGACTATCCGGACTTGGATATGATTGTTTCTCCTGTTAGTGGGGGCGGATTATTAAGCGGTACATTGTTATCGGCAAAAG
The window above is part of the Candidatus Neomarinimicrobiota bacterium genome. Proteins encoded here:
- a CDS encoding pyridoxal-phosphate dependent enzyme, which encodes MVNLKDIVAAHDRIRPFIHHTPVLTNKSLDKLTGANLFFKCENFQKAGSFKIRGATNTVELLSQDELGQGVATTSSGNHGAALSMAVTRRGGKTKVVMPKNTPKIKVNNVERNGGEVVWCDPDQPSREKVLADLVDKTGATVVHPYNDERIVAGQGTCAKELLEDYPDLDMIVSPVSGGGLLSGTLLSAKGIKPGIKVFGAEPSEADDAYRSLQKGDIVDNETINTICDGLRAQIGTITFPIIQKHVDGIITVNEAEIVEAMKMIWERMKIIVEPSSAITLGALLKSKKIFKGKRVGIIISGGNVDLEHLPW